The sequence AACCTAGCTACAACCCTAATGTGTCCACTTTAAGTGGCATCAAAGTCCATATGTTCACAACATTATAAAGTCTACAGAGAATTATCATTGTGTCCAAAAATCAAATTgccaaaagaaaatatataatcgttaaattttgtaactcgaaaaatatttgtactaattatttataaaatttaatctgCTTCGCGAGACGGCGTGTTGTTTTTCGCTTCGAATTGGTCTATCTATATAtacttataaattatatttttttaataaaaattttatatatctttAGCACTTTTACCTTCACAAGTAGTTTTggagaaaaatttatttccaaCTTAGGAAAAGGGGCTGATTTTTAAATAGCTTTTTGACATCTCAAGGCAAAGGCACTCGTGCAATAAAGGGTAAAAGTAATTTCCATAGacgtaataattatttttatgttatgcACGCATGCATAGAAACATAATAATTTCTTGTCTATAATGCTAATAATTTGCTAACTTAGCACGTGAAATTGATTAGGGACATGATTATCTAATTGCCTTTTCACATATAGATATAatgattttgaaatatatacACAAGATTTTTGGTTTTACAAGTCTTTGCTCCACATTTGGAAAGCCAACCATTTAAAGCTAAACATATACAATAATAGTTCATGTAAatatagaaattaaaaaaaatgtaattttccgAAGTTGGATAATAATTAAGGACCTCTAGTCTTCTACTCAAAACGTGTATCCTCTGGACCACCAGCACAACGAGCCAAAGCATATAGGCGAAATTTCCTCGGAATGAGTGTCTGAGTTGATCGAGTAGGTGGACTCTTGATCGATGGTCAAAAGTTCGATTTCTCCTACCAACCCCTTCTCGAACGAGTTTGTCACACAGAACTTGTCTACTATAGTTTATCTGACTAACGTGATTTGCAGACTATATTGCATTAGGCTAAAGATTTATTCAGTACCTATAGAAATGTAGCGGACGTGGATTTTCACGtaataaaaaaactataatGGCCGATAACcccatatataaaatttattaatctttgaAAATCTCATGTTAAAATCAGACGTATAACCCCTGTAAAAAGGGAAAATGTACttcatatttcaaaacacaaagttttaaaatgattttaattttatttaaggatcgcaggattcataattttttaatatttcgcATGAGTTATAAGTACAGTTATCctacataatttcaaatgacttttcAAACGATTCAATCCAAACATATTTGAACAAACAATCATTCAAAAAATGACCTTGTTTATCGACGAACTTAAAATTAGTAATCTTAGTTCATTCAAATTTAACCAACTCCTTCCATTTATTTGGCATAGTCCAATCCaccctaatttttttaaaaaatttggggGAGAAAATTATAACAATTGAGTCTAGAACTCGATATCTCATTCCAAACTTAGAACTTTTGTGACATACGAGCAATAAATCATCGAACAATCCATCACAAGTTCATTTCAAACTTTtacattttcattatttttttaaaaatgttaccATTATAAATATTATGTGTCAATTGAACATTAATTGCACAAATTAAACAAGTATATGGCAAGATAAATAATATAGCCCCTAACTCCTAACGACTTTATATTAACAAATCGACGTGAAAGGTGATTTAATGGCTAGTTTTTGTGGGCTACTCTTAGCTCTATTGGAGCATACAATTGTACAAGGTCAAAATCATTGAAATTTTGAATGGAAACATGCGACACTTCCTTAACAGATGGaaccttaaaatttaaaaacataataataaaaaaaataaatatactgTCGCTGAATACCTAAATCATCCTTAATTGAATTAATCTTCTCTATGCTACCACCTAATTTATGGATTTTTccacataaattaaaatatttctatttaaatGTTACTCCCAATCACTCCACAACAAGCCTATTACATGAAAATTATGACAAATCCCTTGTAATTTTTTAGTACTTGAACTTGTTCCAAACTTTCTTCGGCTCCATATATTAATTGTTTTTGTCCGTTCGGTATGTCTGTTGGTTAAGTTGTCTTTATGGGTTGATGAAATACAACTCATAGAGTAATATCTCAATCGTGTATATATTAATGACCCATATTtcaaaacatatataatattaatgtgGATAGTGTTAATGTGGCAAAACATGCAACAACCCTAACTCGAACTCAATCGTTTTCATCATTACACGTCTTTATTGGGTAATATGTTTCTTGCACTTTAAGTATCTTATGCATGATTCAGATGATACATGACTGAGTTTATATGTGCAGtaattgtgatacccttgtcccacattttaaaaattaaagatttaaaatgagtttataataggCTACAATTGACTTTTAtagcaacttgagttaatcatttttgtAAAGCGATGATGAATACAAAGTAGTTGTTATATGAGCCTATTGTGTAGTCACGCAGGCGCGAGTCCGGGCCCGAGACGTGACagtaattatgtttgattttatttaagaaGCTGGAAGACATATTTCGACCACGATTCCAAAGTCAATATATCGACTAGGTTTCTTTCATTACATAGGTATTCTAGGTAAAACCTAAGAATGCAAACAATCAAATTCATCATAATTTTTCAGGTCGCATATCTTTTTGTCGAAATCCGAATTTAGCACTATATTTTTAGGATAATCTTGGGTAGCGATATTTAATATGAATTTAAATTCACGTCCCTGTCGAAATATTTTATACGAATCTATCATATCTAGAGTATTGtctagttataattattcatataGATATTGCATACGTATGCTAAAATTTCTCCGTCGAGAGATTCTTTGGTTAGTCAGTTTCATATGTCGGATGAGTGCTTCTCACACGAGACATACGTTGTAGAGCAATTTATGAATATTATCATCAAGTGGTCGATAATTACTTGTTCCATCCAATTATCTAGAATTTTAATTTGACCAACAATTTATTTGTCAAGACGAGTGAACATGATTTGATTAAGcaacaatttaatttttattatcttagtttttaaaataaaaaagaaaatatataatagtTCCATGAATAATCAAAATTGTAAAGTTTACAaagttaaattaatatttgtgaTATAATTCAATTTTTCATCACTTTCCTGCATATGTTCTCTATTTATTACTTTCTCcatctcaaaatatacacatcttaattatttttcatttgttcGAATTATATAATCAAATTTCTATATTTAGTTGTAAATTTCTTATTCTCCTCAATATACTCATATAGATAAATGTATTAGTTACTTCTAGCATTTTTTTATACACCATTAAAACACTAATTAATAAAGATAAAATAGTAAATGTGTTTGTACAATTGGTTATTCCAATGATATCCCGGACGGACTTAGTATATTTTAGCTggaaaatcataatattttcaaGTTCTAAATAATTTAACCACTAAACTGCTCCACTAGCTTATATAAATTCATCATTGATCGTATGATCGATTCTTGTGTGAAGTATATTTCTCATTGAAATATTGTATGAGATATTTGAGTCAAATCATCAAAGATTTGAGTTGAATGTTTCATTTCAATTTTGTCCTTTGACTGGGACATAAAAATATGCGAATCCCAACCTagatcatgttttttttttaaaaaaaacatgcaagGAAAACATAGAAATTTGAATGGTTTGATCGAGTTTCGATTAAGATCactatgaaatataaaaaatgaaaattacattATTGTCGTATACAGAGGTTGTTCTTGAATTTATGTATGGATTTTAGATAATgaatttcacattttttttgaCTTGTTTTGatagataaaatttaaatgtgTTAGGATTGAGTGATTTGAAGACATGTATTTCAAATCAGTTTCATTGCTTAAATGAATTATATCCGCTAAATTTCAAATACACGTATTTGTTAATCTATGTCGAGGTAACGGTAATTGTGATGTGTACAGACAAAGACAAGATGGtttttttcatttcaatttcGTTCTTCGAATATCTACCTCCAAATCAAATACATACATCCcaattaatttcaaatccattaaatataaatttagatATTTTTAATCATAACTACGACGAATTTCAAATACTCTTATAATGAgtgttatttgaaattcatttctTAGATCATTTCCTGAAAGCAATCTAACTGAAGCGATATTCCTAAAAATTCAGAGCTGAAACAGAAATTACCTCTATCTAAAATCTTAAGGCtaaaaactaaaaatacaaaacattTGAAAACCACAATTTTGAACCTACAAGATACAGTGTGTATCAGTTCGATCTATCTGTATATTTCAATAAGATCTACTCATTTACTTTCACAAGATATGCTTGTAAATCATATTCAAATTCATTGTATCTTGGACGATCCTTACTTACATAGTAGTTTTCAAGTTCATACCAAAAAAAGAATACATTAGCAAATAAAAAACTTATAAAATAGGAGACAAGCATCAATAAAATATACCAAGTGCTCGAGGGGATATGTTACGTATTTTGGTGGGACAATATTGACATGGCAATTATGGTTAGAATTTGACTTTTAGGACAACGTAATCTGACTATGATCGGGAAAGAAAACATGGGGACGTTTCCACTTCATTTCCTCCATATTTCTTCTCTGAATATTACTCTTCATTGCTGCATCGATACGTCAAATCTCGATGGATTTGTTTCAAAGATTCTTTAATTATTTCCATATATCATCACTCGTACGTGAACCAAATTTTGTAATACAAAGTGTTTTCCCACCTAAAAAGTTTGTTcatgtatattattttttttcgtggtatatatatattagccAAAGTAGGTTAGATTTTGATTATATGTGTTTTTGTATTCAATTTTGAGCTCGGAATTTGTTGAGATCGTATCTGAATAGATATGATTAGTCAAATAGAATTAATTGGTTTTGAAATGAAACCAGTTACTATAGTTAATAAATGTGCCCAGATTGTACGCAAGTGACTTTGAAAACTCATGACTTAAATTTTATTCATCCAAATAAATCGCATAGttttaaaattcatgattttaaatatCTAAAAAAAGAACTTAAATTAATTTGGTGTCAAGATTGAGCCGATTTATATTTGACATTTAGTTTATTTATATGCTTAATGACTAGGAGTgtaaatgaattaaatcgagtttaaCATGGAAAAAAATTAGGCTCGAGTTCCAGTTCGGCTAGAACATGTTTACAAGTTACTAAAAAATACATGTTCGAAATATattcatttaatatataaatatattataataataaattattaaatttctcgCACTCTTAGTAATGAATTAGATATCGATTTCATTAAAAGTATAGATTCGAAGCATGCATTGAGTTCATGTGATTGTAGTGAAGAGCAATAATTATCCATACATGAAAGTAATTTAAACATGAATTTCTAGATGACgtacattttaagaaaaattgtttttatGATAATGAATGTTTGTTTCTTTCGGATTTCGATATTCTTCATATTGATCGTTTTTTCCTACTCTCAGCGCCAAAATCTATCTTCTCCAAATTTGCGAGTTTAATTGGGATTTACGGTCAGACAATTGAGTCTCCGGGATGAAAGTCGGAGTGGTTGGTTCATTGGAATATAatctttgaaaagaaaaaatatatatacactttGTGCTCCACAATTGTTCAATATTTAAAGAGCATATCATTTGGAAAACACGCAGATTGAATTTGTTTTCTCCAAAATTTCTCAATATTCCAATAGTAACAACTCTAGCTCGACAAATGAAACAAAGTCCAAGTTGAAGTTGATGACAAAGACTATAATCCGGGAAAAGAGCTAATGTCAATTATACTTCAACATAGCTGACAAATAGTTGAAGCATGTCAAAGTAAAAACGGGATGCGGCGAAGAAGAAAGTTCATCCAAAGAAACCGTAAAGTCGGGCATGCGAAGCtctttaattattatttctCTACAAACCCGGTGTATctatatcaaatattttgaagacGATTTCGAATGCGAAGAGAGTTATTATTTAGCACAGTTAATGCACTTGAGAGTCGTTCATTGTATTTTCAGCAGATGGACAATTCTGTGATAAGAAAAGGCTTGTCACTAGTACAAAAGTGCACGACTGCAATTCGTCAATTGACTTATGGAGTCTCAGCCGTCCATCTTGACGGGTACCTACCCAAGGGTGAATCAATTGCCATCAACTGATTTTTCAAGTTCTGCGGATATGTGGTTAAACTATTTAGTGATCGATATTTGAGAAGGGCAAATGATGTTGAATGTCTTCTTCAAATGCATGATTGGAGGCACGACTTCCCTATAATGTGGGGCAGACTTGATTGCATGCACTGggaatgaaaaaattgattagTTGCTTGGAAATGCCAGTTTACAAGAGGTCATGGGTCACCAACAATCGTGCTTGAAGCTGTTGCATCTCAAGACTTGTGGATACGACATGCATTCTTTGGTGTCGCAAGTTCACGTAATGATATTAACGTTCTCATTTTCAATAACGTCTTGTAAGGAAATGCCATGTAGATTAATTTACTGGTCAACGAGACTCAATATACGAAAGATATTATCTAATATATGGAATATATCCGGAATGAACTACTTTCGTGAAGGTTTTTCCTTGCCCAAAGGATCCCAAAAGGATGTTGTTTAAGGAAAGTTATGAGGTTACAAGAAAATATGTTGAACGAGCATTTGGGGTGTTCCAAGCTCGGTGGCCAATTGTCGGAGGTCCGGCTCGTCGTTGTTACAGAAAAATTaaagttaaaatatattatgCTATCATTCATTATTTGCACAATATGATTGTTGAACACGAGGGGGTCACGTGATAAATTGTTACAACGATGAGGTGACAAGCCCACACAAACCATCCAAGGCAACCGATATTGATTTCTTGATTATCTCCAGACAAATTCCGAAATATGTGACAGTCATATGCATCACCAACTTTGTGCAGACTTATTTgaacatatttggtcacaataTAACAACAATCTTTGAATTGGTATTTTACAACTTCTCTTCACAAAAtaagattaaataattttacataataaatatatttaaaaataaatacacatttaaattgtgtaaataaatttgaaattgtatttatttaatgtacAATAAGAATAAAGATGAATGAGTGGGCATCGACCACAAATAATTAgtgttaattttaaaatgaatgtaAGAGAATAAATATGTTAATATATTGTGTATGTGTTATGTAAATGTTTACATTTTATATGGGATGATAGATATTATAAGGTGAACCAATTTGAATTCACTTGCAACATAGGCAAAAAAGTAGCATCTTAAAGTCTTGTCCTTTCGTATCTTTGATATGAATTCATGCATCACATGTCCAAGATTTTTATCCTCAGACCCCACGATTCACCTCCCCTTCTTCATGCAACCTTTTCTTCTCTATAAATACCCTCTCCATTTCCACGCAATTCCCttgtaaattaaaaatcaacCTCCATTTACATTACAGCTTCTCGAAAATGGCAGCTAACCATTCTCCAATGTTGGcttcctacttcatcaccttctTCATCGTTGTTCCATGGGCTACAGCACTCCCAGATGAAATCCTGCGACAAAACATCGGAAAACTTCTTCGAACAGACCTCGGATCCACCTCAATAGCCTCCGCAGACTACGGGAACCTCGTCCAAGAAACCCCGTCTGCGGTTTTCTACCCTTCCACCGTCGATGAAGTGATCAGTCTCATCAAGCTGTCAAACAACCTCTCGACTCCCTTCTCCATCGCCGCCAGAGGGCGGGGCCACTCCGTGAGAGGGCAAGCGATGGCTGGTGACGGGGTGGTGGTGGAAATGACTTCCCTGGCTGGAAACGGGATCCGAGTTAGGGTCTCGTGGAACCCCGCGTTAGGGTTTTTCGCAGACGTCGGGGGTGAGCAAACCTGGATTGATGTGTTGAAGACGACGCTAGAACACGGGCTTGCGCCGGTTTCTTGGACGGATTATCTGTACTTAACCGTTGGAGGAACACTCTCGAATGGCGGAATCAGTGGGCAATCGTTCTTACACGGTCCTCAGATCAGCAACGTGCATGAACTTGATGTTATTAcaggtaaaaataattttattttgatgtcgttttatgttatattttatcgGGGCAGGTAAATTTATGTTCATTTACTAGAAAACGGTCACGCGAGATATGTGCAATATATACATTATATCTATAGATTAGTGGATACATAATAGTCACCAGTAATTATTCCATTAAAAAGGTGAAATAACAAGTTATAAATTTCGTAATCAAGAATTATTGAATTACCACTTTGTTTGAGTTAATTGCATGCAAtcacaattataattataaacttTGTATATATTATAATCTGGCATAAAGTCATACTGAGGCTGACCTAATATATACTTTCTGGAGCGTATTCTCACTTTAATACACGCACACGATGTTCATCAATCGTGTCAACATCTATGGCTATCAATGaaatgaaattcaaatattaaatatacaattttgatatactTCATCATATCCAATAGGTGCGTGTCATTGGTGGACACAGAGATGGATACGATTAATGgataacatatcaaaactatacatacacacaacatatatacatgtataacATGATTTATACACAATTCGAATTGTTGCTTTCTGCACTTTATTTCGGTTTATAAGAATGTTCAGTGGGCCAAGATTGATACAGTGCTAGGGAGAGAGTTACCCACCGGATCTGGCAAAGTGATGATGGACAAgatttgatgaaaaaaattaaagttgtaTTTTAAGAGATTGGTTTTAAATAAACACTCTATTTTAACGTTTAATTTCGTGCTGATCAACTTTGTAGCTTGCTAATAAATATACATGTGCAGCAATACTTGGGAAATTTGcatattttatattgaatatATAAACAGAACAATAAACATCCATCATTAATTACTCAtgattttctgatatttttttccTGAGATTCTCGATAAGATCTTCATGATTATTTGTAGCCAAAATTTCTAATTTTGTATATCATTTAAAGTAGATTTTGAGGATTAAAATTGTCTAGGAATATGGTTACATGTGTTAGGTACAAAGTCACAAAAGGTATTTGGTTTCTGGACTGATGAGTTTGGAGTCAGTCTGAGTGATTTATCATGTGAATGGAAGAATCTTTCTTCATGCattttttgcatgcatgtgatttacTTTTTCCATCCACTTTTAATATGATGATGATATGGAGGCCGGAAAATTGTCGCCCCTGTCATGttataaggaaaaaaattgaaattttattcatgattttcTTTAAAAGTTCGATATAATTAACGTATGGAATCGTGTATTTTCGTGCCTTGTTTGACCAAAGGTCTTTATTTCATGTATTTGATTCAGGCACAGGGGACTTCATGACTTGCTCTAAGGACATGAATTCTGAGTTGTTTTTTGCTGTCCTAGGCGGTCTAGGACAATTTGGCATTATTGCCAGGGCAAGAATTCGACTAAATAAAGCTCCGTCAAGAGTAAGCACATAAAAATTCATTGGATCTTCTTATTTTATGGACtcaattaaatttcaaataatattgaaaCTAATTATTGATACAAATGCATGAAATAGTATATTTTTCTCATCCGAAAAACAAAAAGTATATTTCGCGCGCCTTTGATGAAGCTTTCAAAACCGGATTTTGGATTTTTGAGATGGAACCCAATATTTTCTGGCAAGCGttataactattttttttttctctttttgttAGGCCAAATGGGTGAGATTGATTTATAATGATTTCTCAAAATTCACAAGAGATCAAGAATATTTAATCTCCTCGGGTAACATTAATGGCCCAGATTATGTGGAAGGGTCTCTTATTACGGACAATAGCCCTCCAAATAACTGGAGATCTTCCTTTTACTCTTCCTTAAATCAATCCAAAATCAGTTCTTTGTTGAAGAGCAACCAAGGTCTCCTCTACTCCATCGAAGTCGTCAAATATTATGATGATCTCACCGCAAACACCATTGATGAGGTATACACACATGTATGTACGTATGCATTAGTGACTACagatttcgtttttttttacatatatacaATTATTGTTATGTTAagaaattttcataaatttattaCACCCCTCATTTATTGTAATATCGTACATATATTACTGGTTACAACTTGCAAGTTTTGTTGCTCGTATATGATGTGTGTTTAACCTTACAATTGGTATTTGTCATTGGTTCGAATGTTCGTACTTATTTCGGGACCGGCCGGGTACTGTTTTGTCAACATGCATGCAGCTAATTAacaattttgtcattttgtTCGCTGTGGTGGTTGTTCATTTAACTCTCAGGAACTCGAAACTATGGGAAAAGATTTGGAATTCGTTTCCGGTTTCATATTCAAGAA comes from Primulina huaijiensis isolate GDHJ02 chromosome 2, ASM1229523v2, whole genome shotgun sequence and encodes:
- the LOC140961365 gene encoding cytokinin dehydrogenase 3-like isoform X1 encodes the protein MAANHSPMLASYFITFFIVVPWATALPDEILRQNIGKLLRTDLGSTSIASADYGNLVQETPSAVFYPSTVDEVISLIKLSNNLSTPFSIAARGRGHSVRGQAMAGDGVVVEMTSLAGNGIRVRVSWNPALGFFADVGGEQTWIDVLKTTLEHGLAPVSWTDYLYLTVGGTLSNGGISGQSFLHGPQISNVHELDVITGTGDFMTCSKDMNSELFFAVLGGLGQFGIIARARIRLNKAPSRAKWVRLIYNDFSKFTRDQEYLISSGNINGPDYVEGSLITDNSPPNNWRSSFYSSLNQSKISSLLKSNQGLLYSIEVVKYYDDLTANTIDEVYTHELETMGKDLEFVSGFIFKKDVPVIDFLSRVAIGDNHNSEAHPWLNLFVPKSTILDFNDAVFAHIIRRHNHTTSGPILFYPFNRIKWDDRTSAVIPEEEIFYTLGLLHSCMPDEVEIYEKLNNEILEFCEKSGIKIKQYLPHYKSKEDWVKHFGSKWESFQEMKTKFDPRMILSPGQRIF
- the LOC140961365 gene encoding cytokinin dehydrogenase 3-like isoform X2; this encodes MAANHSPMLASYFITFFIVVPWATALPDEILRQNIGKLLRTDLGSTSIASADYGNLVQETPSAVFYPSTVDEVISLIKLSNNLSTPFSIAARGRGHSVRGQAMAGDGVVVEMTSLAGNGIRVRVSWNPALGFFADVGGEQTWIDVLKTTLEHGLAPVSWTDYLYLTVGGTLSNGGISGQSFLHGPQISNVHELDVITGTGDFMTCSKDMNSELFFAVLGGLGQFGIIARARIRLNKAPSRAKWVRLIYNDFSKFTRDQEYLISSGNINGPDYVEGSLITDNSPPNNWRSSFYSSLNQSKISSLLKSNQGLLYSIEVVKYYDDLTANTIDEELETMGKDLEFVSGFIFKKDVPVIDFLSRVAIGDNHNSEAHPWLNLFVPKSTILDFNDAVFAHIIRRHNHTTSGPILFYPFNRIKWDDRTSAVIPEEEIFYTLGLLHSCMPDEVEIYEKLNNEILEFCEKSGIKIKQYLPHYKSKEDWVKHFGSKWESFQEMKTKFDPRMILSPGQRIF